In the Anomalospiza imberbis isolate Cuckoo-Finch-1a 21T00152 chromosome 3, ASM3175350v1, whole genome shotgun sequence genome, GTGGCTTTACAAATTTGACATTTACTCAGCTGACATCCCAACATCAAACTGCTCACACACCTCAAAATATGAGGAAATTAATTGCAATCCAGAAGTAATCAAAACACATTCCTTAAAAAGCCACATATTTCACatatgaagaaagaaaacagatatttgcaattatttggaaaagaactgtcctgaCATTCCAGGGCTAAAACTCCTCCCCATTATCTTTGCTTTCTGAAATACTTTCTGGCAATTCTTCACCATTACTTCCTTGAGTCCTGGTCCCAGTGGCAATCTCTCCATCATGCCTTGACTACCACCTCAGCACAGACTTCCTGTGACTTTGCTGACAAAAACTGCATCAGGGGAACTGGCAAAGCCTTCATACCAGAGATGTGGCTCAGCTGCATAAACAGCCTGTGCAAGCAGGCACAAAGCATTTGAATTTTATAATGGTAATAGAAAACGTGGAATTCTGCCATGTTAAGAAACCAGAGACATGCTGAAGCTACACACAAAAAAACTAGGAATAAAGGCCAGATATTTTGTCTGAAAGACAAGGTTGCCTGGCATGGGCATAACTTACCTGCTCCTTGCTCTTTTTCAGTCTAGCATTCTCTTCCTGCACATGAAGAAGTTCAGATTTCACTTTTTCTTCACTCAGTTTAGCTTCATTAAGGGCTATCTGCACCTACACAGGAAACAAAAAGGAACAAGAAGATGAAGTCAAACTATAGTGGAGCAACAGCTACAAAAAAAAACTGgttaaatggaaaagaaaaaagtacatATGCACAAACAACCTACAACCTGCCAAGCCAGCATTTTCTATTCCATAGATAAGAATTTTCCTGGTACAAAAACTTGTGACTGTTGAGGGGGcgtaaataattttttacctCTGAAAGCTCTGCAGAATGCATAGTGATACTTTCCTGAAGCTTCTCCAAGGACTTCTGGGTTTCAGAGAGCTAAGAAAAAGATGAGCAGTGACTTAGTGTTAACCTGGCACAAACCTCAGCCTGAGTAATTATTTAACCTGTGTCTTCTGGAAGCATAAAAGCAAAGTCAAAACATGAACCAACTTCCATTTCAAGCATCCATTTGCTGGCAGCAACATAGCACTACATCAACAAGGTAAGGAACAGAAACACTCAGCAACATTTGAATAATCTTCTACCCCTGACTCCACTTGTCTGTGGCCAGGAAGTTCCCTGTACACCTGTGCAGTCCACAAGAGAGGAACTGCTATCATTAGCAGCAACCTTTGACCAAAACAAGGCCAAAGAGCTTGTTGATAGAAAAAACTCAGGCtttagaaagaagaaagagaaaacaagtaTCTCTGGACAACAAGAAAGAGGGGCAGTTCACACATACTGTAGAACTAAATGCTGCTCTGTGTACAAGAAAATGTCTCTTCCCAACCTGAAGCCTTCAGTTTATATTGCCAAGGAACTTCCTGGCTCGAGCTAGTAAGTTTTAGAGTAGCCCCTGATTTGAATGCAGCTGTTTGTGTGTGAAAGCACGTAACCACACAAGTCCATcaagatcttaaaaaaaaaaaaaaaaatacatcaatAGACTAATAATTTGATCTTGGGATAAAcctaaaatttcattttaatctcTCTTCTTGAGGTGGCTCACCTTGTTTGTTCTACCTCTATCTAACCCATCAGGTCATGACCAGCTTTTAGGGCACATCAAGCTAATGACAATGTAAGACACAAATGTAATTGTTCTaacctttttctgtttcttctcattcttttttctctctgtttcaaGCATGGTGTGCAGATTTTTCACTTTGTTATCCAGCTGCTGATTTGCTTCTTCCAATTCTTTGACAgtgtccttaaaaaaaaaaaggtgtaaaaGACCAACCTAAAGCaaactatttttatttgtattgcTGCTTTCAGTACAGAGACAGTTAACTTTCTTTTACCTTAAGCCCTGCAGTTTCATCTGAGAGAATGTCTTTTTGTTCTTGGGTCACTTTCACAGATTCCTTTGCTTCCTTTATCTAAACACAGAAACAACCACACAGAACTGAGGAAATTATATAACAACATAATATGCAGtacaaatagaaaataaaaatatattagatGTTGCATTGACTGTGTAATTAAAGCAATAACagaaaattaagaaacaaaGGACAACTTAGAGCAATACCTTTTGATCATATTCTGACAACTTTTCTaagatttctgttttttcttgcaGAAGGTTTTTAATCTTTTCAGCAAGTTGTTTTTCAGTCactaggaagaaaaagaaaacttacaGTAACTGTACTTCATATACTGGGGAAAAATCAGCTATCATTACTACCACTTCAAGGAACGTTTTCAGGTAATAACTAAAGCATAAATCAGGAGAGTGTTAATTCCTTGGCAGTCAGCTCTTTCTGCATCTCCAGCTTTCACCTGAGGTAAGGATTGAAAACAAGACAGTAAAGCTGACACAAAGCTCCTGCATTCACTTCACAGAAGCTGCTCCCAGAACCCAGAGCAGAGTGAGGTGCTGGCTACACACACCTGAGGTGTGTTCAAAGAGTTGACGGCAAGGACCTCAGAGCAGTCTCAGACACTCAGGGAGATGCCACACCTTCCCTAACAACCACCTTTCTGCTCTATTCAAGCGGAATGTTTCATCAGCAAAGGTAACAGAATGAAAGCTCTGAAAGATCTACTGGGAACAGAGACAGTCAGCTGGGAGACAGCACCTAAGCTGCTCTGCTTAGACCTCAAAAGGGCTGTGACCAAGCAGCAGCCTTCAGACATGCATTTGCTTCTCACTCTAAATAAGCCACCAACCAACCCTTAGGATTCAATGAAGGAGAACTGGTTGTTCCAACTGCATCCCACAGAGTGCAATGGCAACTGCtactcctcctttccctcccacaTGAGGGCTCCTGGGACAGTGAATTCCAGGCCTTTCCCACTCTGGGAAAAGAGAGACAGCAAGTGGCTGCCAAGGTTCAAGATAGCTCTCAGTAGCTTAAGGGAAGCAGCAATCCCTGCATTAGCTTTGCCTCCCAATTTTACTACTGTCATTAAGAGAGGATAACAGATTTTTATCCTTGGGACTCCAAATGTAATCtatgttttaaagcatttttgtCACTGTTCCTCTATTTTGGATAAAAATTTTAATAACAATATGGCCTGTATCACGCATGAAGAATATCTATTTGTTCTGATCTTCAGTAGTTTCTATCTAGCATCAAAGAGAAGAATATTTGGGTGGTGGAATTAAATCCATGCTCCTCTATTTTTTAGGGAAGGCTGCTAAGTAATTTCTGCACTACCAATACCAATGTTCTTCCTACACTACAGAAATCACCTCAGAGATCACCTCAGAGATCCAAGATGGGCTTTTTCCAGCTCATTAATTCTGCCTTAACTGTGTAGAAGGAAACTGCAGTATAACCACAGTGAAACTAGAAATGAATGACTGGTAAGTAAAATGTGAGGGAAGAAGAGACAGCGTTCCTATGAAGACAATTCTttcatatttgcattttttattcaACTATGAATTCCAGCAATCACCctactttgaatttttttttccattcagtacactttaattttaaaacctgAAGCTGGAGAAAAATTCATGTAAAAAGTGATGTGCTGGCCACAGGAATGCCTGCATATTTAGATCTACATTTAAGAGTGTTTCTTTACAACTGCAGAGCAGCCAGTTTTAGGTTCCCTTcaatcaaaaaaataaaaggaactaGCTCCTGCTTTATGAGAGAAACAGCAAGCAAAGGCAGACCCACTGCTGgtcagaaaaccaaaacaaactctGCCCATGAACTAGTGGTTCACATTTATGTTAAGCAAAGTGGAGCTTTTCCCTGCCTTTTATTTTATAGGTGCAAGCTGCATTGTTTCTCCTGATCTAAGCATTATCAAAGGCAAAATTTAAACCCTCAGATTCAATTAAATATCCTCTACTGGCCAAGCTTACACTGTAACCTTGGACTGAACATTATCCTTGAAAGGGAGTGAAGATGGATACTTGGTCCTCTGAAACAGAATAAATATTCAGAATTAATGCCTAAGCATCAACTACACTGAAAAGTAGAGAGAAACTTACCTTGATATATTCTACTCTTTACCTACAGaagagaacaaacaaacaaaaatattagcAATAAAAAGTGATAAGTGAAAAATGTTATTAATATTCCCTATGAAAAAAGTGACCATTTCATGTAGGTTACAGTGGCACATGGAAAACACATCTATCACTGCCAATGAGTGTTGAGTAACACTACAAACGAGCTTAAGCTGTTTTCTAATAAAAGCTCCCAGGCTAaagctctgccccagagccttAGTAAACTTCTGTTTACTCACTCATTAAAGGGACACGGTAACTGCCCACAGCTAATTTGCAGAGAAAATGAAGCCATTTTGTATCAAGCCACAGCCACTAActtgcaaacagaaaaaaaaaccaaaaaccttgcaaacacaaaaaaatatcCCTTGCATCCTAGTTGTGCGCCCTCTAAAGCAATATGTAAACGTGACAGGTGCTTGTTTCGAAATTAACACCATAAAAGTCCACTTTCAGCAGCTTTTTTATGCTGTTCTATTAACtgtttttttgcatttgaaacTGACCCAGTGTACTCAACACCAAAACTAAGCAAGGGAAAAAAGCTATCAATATTCTTACAGAAAAGATGTagttttagtttatttttgtCAGGCAAATATGAAGTATTCCACAAAATACTAGAGCATATTGTGAAGAAACTGGACAGCTCTAAAAAAAATTTGCCTATTTGATTCTCATCTCTCAGTTCCCAAGGAAAAGCACTGCTATAGTTGAGAACTGGTGACAGACTTTGTTGCACAGAAAATTATCCATGTAGGAATGAGGACAAATGGAAGAGGCTCTCCAATGAGAATTAATATAATGTTTTTAGGTTTCTAAATGCAGTACCTGCAAACAGCTGGACAACATGAAGTGGGGAGGATTAACTGTTTGTTTTGGATATAGCCAGCAAGAGGTTCAAGCACATGGAAGGCTTCTCATTTCAAAGATATGCTGACCCTTTCCTCAGCCTTCTTTATTTATATCAAACTCCTCTATGTTGCCTTTGAAATTACCTCTTACAAAGCAATCTTCAATTAGCAGCTTATAGAAAATGCTTCTTAGCACTGCAACTTACTTTAGCTATTCAGCCCAGCATTTAGCTCCCATTAATGCTCTAAACCGAAAAAGTAAAAACACAAAAGACTACATATTGCTTTGACTCCAGTAATGCTGAAACAGTTTAACTACACAAAGGACAATTCAGTTAGTGAAACATCAGCAGCTTGCAAGCGTGAAGTATACTCACTGAAAGGCAGGTTCTCCAGAAAAATACAGCAAGTGTGACAAATCCCACTAAGGCAGTTATAATAACAGGCTCCCACGGAAGTCCATGGAAATCAGGCCCAGGACGCATTTCCTCAGGCAGCGTGGCGACCAACTGCAAACCgacagcagtgacagctgtGAGTGTGTTTGCATTAAATACTGGGGTAAAATAAGCAGTCTGACAGGTGCCTTTATTCCCCCCATAAAACCAGAGAACCATCTGGAGGTTTCTTGCAATTTTTCTGCAAACTAAAAACCgaaaatgaagaaaaccacAGAGCAGCCTGGTGCTCATATTTCAGTGCAAAACTCTGGAGTACCAGGAGGACACCTGACAGTGGCAGTCTGTTACCAAAACGAGTACACACTGATGTGCACAATTTGTGTTACATAGCACTGGTAGTTATTTGACCTGTTTCTAAATAAAGCTATAAGGATGGAAaactataggaaaaaaaaacagttttacaTCTGGATGTCTGTACCAATCCAGTGCAAATGGCTCAGAtcttctcccagctgctccccctCTGCTGTCAGAGGGTCATATGCCATGAGTCTCCTCCTCTACCTGGAGGTCAGAAAGCACCTGGGTAAGGTGCGAATGCTTGGTACAGGTAAAGGGGCTGATAGTGACATGGCACGGCGCTCAGGGAACAAACGGTGCGAGCCCACACGGGACCAGCTGCCTTCTCCCTTCATTTCCTCCTACTTTCTATCTCTCCCTACCTTCTCCACGGCCGGCAGAAAGGGGGGACAGAAAGGAAGGCGCACACCTGCCCCTGCAGAGCCCGGCCGGGGTGCGAGCTCTCCCCGCCATCCGGGGAGGCCGGCAGCAATCCCTGACGGCAGCGGCCGCCTCCGCTCCCGCGGGATTGCCCCACATTACGGGCCGGGGGCGCGGAACGCCAGCCGCCCTCAGGGCGGGGTACGCCGGGGTGACCCCCTCAGGAACCAGCCTCGCTCGGGGGAGGTGTGTCACCGCCCGGGTCGGCCCGCCGAAACCCCTCCGCCGCTCCTCACGGCCGGCCGGCCCGCCCGTCCGCCCGCCGCCGtttccctgccctcacctgCAACAACCTCCGCCGCCCCGAGGGCTCCTCCACCGGCCACCCGCTGCTGCCCGCGGGATCCATGGCGGCCCGGGAGCGCCAGGCACACGTCAGCATTCCcgccttccttccctccctgtcagcctccctccttccctccctcaggGCCCGCCCGCCACGCGCCGCCGCTCGCGGCctccccgccccctcccgcgtCACACGGCGCGCGCCGCCGCCACTCACCCGCCGCAGCAGCTCCCGCGTCTCGCCCAGGGCCCCCCGCCAGGCGGCGCCCGCACCGGCACCTGCGGGGCGAGAGGGGAGCAGCGTCACCGCACGGCGCCAcacgggagccgcctcggccaCCGCGCTGGAGGACGGCCCCGGTGCGCTGGGGCACTGGGGAAAGAGGCAGCAAGGGCTTGGGAAGTGCGCTGATATTCCACAGGCGGCGTTAGGAGGGGTGCTGCAGGACGGGACGCGGCTGTGCGGTGGCACGGTGCCGAGCCTGCCTCAGACAGAGCAcacccagctcctccagccgtGAATCAGAGCAGCACACACTCTTCAAGTCCTAACCGTGAATCCTTCCGATTAGTTCCCAGCAGTGTTCACAGAACCAcggaatattctgagttggaagggacccacagggactGTCAAGTCAAACTCCTGGttctgcacaggacacccccaagAATGACACCACATCAAACACTCCTGAACTCTGTCAGCACTCCATAAGTACGGCAAAAGCTTTAAACCATCTCCAGCTCTACAGTGACCTGAATACTGCCCTCTCctcttgctcctgctgctgccacatgTCCAGGCCAGCAGATTCCACAGCCACCTGCCCAGCCTGTTGTCACACCACAGAACAGCAGCTGTGACCAGCCATTCTACCATTGTCCACCTTGTTACTTCCCAACATTTCTACAGCCCTCCTAAGAATTCCTGCCAAGCAGCATTTAACcacatttaaggaaaaaatggaagatGGTCTAAAATACAGCTGAACATCTGACTGCTTAACCAGCAAGTTATCCACTAGCCATTTaaaattccttccttttcttgGCATTCAACCTAGAGTTTTCTTCAGATCATAGAAGCTGCTCAAAAGCACTTGGCCCTGGAGATGGTACAGCACCTCAGCAATGTACAAAAGCTAACAAAGATGTGCCTGGATTTTTCCTAAATGCTCAGTGGAGAGAGAATCATTAAACATAATCAGAAGTGAAGGCAGAACAGCAAAGCTGAGAGTAACACTGAGAACACAGTCAAAGATTGTTTCATGCCAAAACAGAGCCAGGGAAGATGACAGTAACAGGATCCCTCCTTGGCATAACGATCAGACAGCACTCTAGCTCCAGGGATATAAGGCCTCAGCTAGAGGGAGACAAACATTTCTCCTACTccaacacacagagaaattatTGAGCTGCCTGAGGGTGAAGCTACACACCACCTTTCCTGGAAAGTAATATGACCCAGAGACATGGGCTAAAAAAGAGCAAGAAGAGAGGGCAACATGATTCTATGGGCAGTCCTGTCTATAGAAAGTGACCTTTAGGCTGTCAGTCCCTGCAAAGAGGCAGAAACCTGGGCTGATGGTGTGCTTCCAGGGATTTCTGCTCTTTCTCCACTACCATCCTGAGACACAGTCCACAAGCCAGTCATCCTGAGACACAGTCCACAGAGCTCTAACTCTGACACTCACAAGAGCACTTTCCTTTATCCTACATTGCAAAACCATAGTAGAAAAACTGCTGTGCTAAATTAGCAATACAGTACTGCCACTAGAGGGACTGTCACCAAtcaggggaagccatgaggatTACAGCAACATAAAAGTATCAGTGAAAACTCCTGCTATTTGcctaaaaatacattaaacCATGCACGTCTTCAAGagcaaaagaacaaaataagCCAATTCCAAATGGTTACCTTCAGTAATGTGTTCGCTGGCACTCTCTCCTGAATGAACTGACCCAAATGAAATATCTTCCAGGAGCGATCCTCTTTCACTATCATACCCTTCTTCAGCTTCTCCATTATCTGAGAAGTTGGCCTCTTCATACTCAGGTGCAACGTTGGCAGCCCTCTCCTCCTCAATAGGCTGCTCTGGCCTCTTATCTTCAATGAGCTGCTGAAATTCCTGATTGCCCTTGTCAATGGTATTTGGGTTTCTGGTGGTAACAATGTCATATTCAGCCTCTTTTGCACCATCTGTGACAGACAAGGAGATATTAATTAAGCACTGAACTAATATGCATTACTTACTCACAGCTGCCTTCACTGAAATGCTGCATGTAACAAAGCTTTCTTGacactttttaaatatttcagcttGTGTATTGCTTCCAGTATATTCTCAATCAACTTTCAGTAACATCTAATTAAATGTCTGTATGAAATTCATGCAAGATATCAACCACTGACCTTGCAGTGAAATACTGCATCAATATTTGCATCATTAGTGACCTTATCAGAAATCACATACTTAACATGTACCACTGTAAGAGGAGCTTGGCTAAAAGTGTATCTTAACATTTTGCACACTAATAGAAAACCCAGCAAGTTTGCAAAAGACTCTACCTCTGGTTCTTGCCCAATCAAAAGATGTGTTTGTTTGGTATAGCTACTTACACACTCTTTTATGAATGTGGGCAAAAATATGATTATAAGGACTTTATCTGAGATTTTATCTTTATCAGAGATTATCTGAGACTTTAAGTGCCTGGATTTAGTACCTGGACTTTACATTAATCACCAGATCTCTCACAATCAGGTGATAAttagttcaggaaaaaaaaaaaaaaaaactcctccaGAAAATTCTGCAGATCAGCATATGTGAATCCCTGCTTCTTAAGGAGGTACAGAGTTGTCCTGAGTGGGTCCTTATGACCATATCCATGCATGGATCACACTTATCTTACACAGAACTTGGTCCATAACAACAGGTGTGCTGAACTCAATATCTTCCCTTATGATTTGTCCCTGAGCCACTCTCATCACAATGTTAAAAACATGCATTAAATATAAGCAAAATCCCAGGTTATTGCACAAGACCTCTTTCAATTCTACTCACTCACCCTCTTTTTAAAGCTACTCTGTGTTAGCATAGCTTGGGACAGCATTTTACTTCCATTTTATCTATTTATTAACTGGTTTAACATCCTACCTTGAATGTGCAGCTGGTCATCTTCCTGTTCTGGAGGAGAAGCAAGTGGGACACTCTCACCAGCAGATAAATATTTACTTCTTAATGAATATATTAACTCTTGAATATCATCCATCAGTGCACTCTCCTCATCATACAAATCCATCTCCTTTACCACCTCCTCCTTATTTTCTGCCACCCTGGAATCCAGAACTTTTCCTACAACGTCCATAATGCTCGATTCTGAAAACTCCAGTATCTCATCCAGAGCTTTCTCCATATCTTCGTTATTCTGGCTCGCTTTCCAAGCAAGTTCCATCTCCACCTTCATGTCGTGGAACATGGCTTCAACCCTAACCACGTGTTGGAGCCCGAGGTACTTCTGTAGGCGCATCACGCGCTTTTCATCCAGGAACTTTCTCATTATTGAGAGCCGCTTCACAGACTCACTGAAGTCTGTTACCATGTCACTGGTGGCTTCTgagctgtctgcagggctggggacatgtgCAGATTGCTGGTGGTCATTTCTTGTTTGCTCTAAATTTTGCACCTCTTTTGAGTCTTTCTGTGAAATGCCCGCTGGGAGATGATCTTTCCTTTGGTGAAACTCATTGCTGTCTTCTGTGTGAGGAAGGAAATTATGTTCTTCCACAGCTGATGGGTCCTCAGGTTCAGAAGACTCCTCATCAGTTTCTGTGACATGTTGCATCTCATCCAATTTAGCATCTTTTCTCAGTGATACGTCAACTTCTTTGTTCCCAATCTCGTTTGTATTTTGCATACTGATTGTTTTATCCTCCTTAGGGAATGAGTTTATTTCCTCTCCTGTTTTGTAAGtaggatttggggttcctgaAACAGCTTCACTTAGTCCTTCTAATTCAAGATTTGTATTTTCACCTAGTGTATTACCCTGGGCATTTGCAGCCCTTGCTTGTGACAGCTTTGCACTTGCTGCATTCTCATCTTCCAGTAGCTCATCATCAGCTTGTTTGAGGTCAGGGTCATCTTCAGCATCTGGCTCTTCAGATTGCAATTCTGCTCTTTGTGTTGTTTCTTTAGCCAAATTATTGCCAAGATTTCTGTCTGATCCTGCATCCTCAGGATGAGCAGTTCCTTGCCGACTAAGATAATCTGTATTAGTGTTCTGCATgttgctttttgatttttcttcaggGGAACTCTTCTCAGTGCTTTCTTTAAACATTGGCATATTGCCAGGATTTCTTGAAAGTTTTTCattcacatctgcctctgaatACTCAGTCTCATTTTCCCATGGCCTAGGTTGCTCAACAGCTCCACTATAGCTTGGGTCTCCTTCCCCTGGAGGGGTATCTTCCaggtttctcttttttatttccagttctTTGTTAGAAGAGgcaggatttttattttcatgaacaTTTTTCCCTGCTTGTTTTAAATCTTCTTCATGTTTGAGAAGTTCTTTCTCCACAGCAGGCATTCCACGCTCCACTTTCTGTCTCAAGAGGTCAATATCTCCTAGGTCACCTTGAGAtgcattttttactttttccacTGGTTTGGCTGGAACATCAGCTGGAGGCTTGCTCTCAGCTTCTCTGTTCTCCATTGTTTTTTCCCATGGTCTTTTGTGCTTAAAATCACTTTCCAAGGACTCCTCCAAGGTATCATCCTCAAACTGTTTCTCACTTTTCTCTATTGGAGCAAGTGGAactctttcaggatttttattGATATCATCATCAGATGGTTCTGAAGCATCTTCCTTGTTTTTAAGAAATGATTTGGACTCCAGAGCACTGCCTGGACTAAGCAAAGCAAGAGGATCGGGCACAGCTGTACCTTTCAGTGCTGCAGAATGTGACTCTGTTCCATCAGTGAGCTGCTCTTCCAACTGTTCagttttgttggctttttcttttgaacCCAGATCATCTGTACCCACAGGTTCCTTTCCAAGGGGTTCTTTGGAGAGATCCTCAGGCTGAGTTGTTGCTGGTGCTTCTCTTTTACTAATTAGCAccacctcctcctgcttctcTTCTGTTTGTTTCGATTCAGACCTGTCTACACTTACACTGTCACCCAACTTCCCGCTCTTACTGAAGGCATCCTTAAGAATTAATGCATCTGAATCATGTTCTTCCCCATTGTCTCTTTGGTTATTTAGCTTTGTAGCACCTTTTGCATCTTCATCAGGTTCGTGATTTTGTGACTTCACATCATAGTTTCCATCATCTTCTAAATCCACAGAGGATGTAACTTCATCCTCTGCCGTAAAAGACAGCAAAGGGATTTCTGCAGACTGATCTGCTAACTCTGGTTCCTCCTCTTCATTGTGAGGATAAATGCTCAAATCTTCATTTAAATCATCTTCCAGTGACGTAACAAGGCGAGTCACTTCATCATCTGATACAACAGCATCAGCAGTTGAGccaaattttgtttttaagttcACAGAGAGCTCTCTGTTTAAAAGTGTATAGGCATTGACTTCATTCTCTTGGTCAAGTTGGCTGGTTTCACCCTGAGGAATACTATTGTTTTTGGTATTTTCACTTTCTAGCCCTTTTAATTTTCCATGTAGCGTTCCTTTCAAGTGCTCATGTGCAATTTGATCTCCCTGAGAGTTTTCTTTGTGACTATTGACACTGGAGTCTCCCCCAGTATTTTCAGTTCCTTCTGTAAGAGAGTTGTCAAATTTGTCTGTCAAGACAaggctttccttttcttcttcagcaCTTTGCTCAAGATTGTCTGTCTCCAAAGCACCAAGGGACTTTCCTCTATCAGTCTGTTTAGCCTCCTTATCATTCTCAATTCCTTCCGCTGGTTTTGTCCCTGGATCACTCAATTCAGTTTCCCCTTCATTTGCTATTGTCTCTTGCAATGACTTCAGAAGTTCATCCACATTATAATTATCAAAGTCATCCCTTCCTCCATCAAAGCAAACAAAGTCTGTTTcctgaaatgaaaaacaagatgcagtcaaaaatattattttctttatagcaGTGATGAAACAAAAAACATTTGCGTACTTAAAGAGAGATGCAGCAGCAAAGTAAATTATGTTAATCACATAGAATTAACCCCTTGAGTCCTTAAGTGGAACTCTTTCTGAAATCAGTGTAGGTTTTGCCCAAGGACTcataaaaaaacctaaataaagAGGTTTTGCAGGAACAAAGCGTAATGCAGCAATGGACGTGACAGTATTATGCTACACTCATCACCATATGTACTGAACGAAGAACAAGTCTATTGCTGAATGCCagtaaacagaagaaaacaaatgttgCTAAGCTTGTGTGTCACGACTTCTATTAAATGGTGTCCTCTTAAAGGACCAAGTCCTCCAAGCAGGAGCTCCCTGTCACgcagtttctgaaaaataaatagaagcaGTGCAAGACACAAtttcatagaaccatagaatggcCTTGGGTTGAAAGGAGTTTAAAGGTCATCAAggtccaaccccctgccatgggcaggaacaccttccactagacccggttgctcagagccccatccatcctgcccttgaacacttctggggatggggcatccacaacttctcgGGGCAACTTTTTTCAGTACCtccaaagaatttcttcctaatacctaatctaaacctgctctctttcagtttgaagccattcccccttgtcctgtcactacatgctcaTACAAAAAGTCCCTCTTCATCTTTCTTGTaagctcccttcaggtactggaaggctgcaattaggtctctctggagccttctcttttccaggctaaacaatctCACATCTCTCAGCTGTTACTCGTAGGAAAGGTGCTCTATCCCTCGAATCACCTTGGAgtcctcctctggactcattccaaGAGGtctat is a window encoding:
- the MIA3 gene encoding transport and Golgi organization protein 1 homolog isoform X1 produces the protein MAAAAPPEPRLLLALLLLLLLLLPPPPPGPRCAAAAAAAAAPDLGRRFAERKRCADLECSMLMCRGKAMRDFKGPDCRFVNFKKGEAVYVYYKLIGESTELWAGSVGSDFGYFPKDLLEINHNYSNEELELPTDETDFVCFDGGRDDFDNYNVDELLKSLQETIANEGETELSDPGTKPAEGIENDKEAKQTDRGKSLGALETDNLEQSAEEEKESLVLTDKFDNSLTEGTENTGGDSSVNSHKENSQGDQIAHEHLKGTLHGKLKGLESENTKNNSIPQGETSQLDQENEVNAYTLLNRELSVNLKTKFGSTADAVVSDDEVTRLVTSLEDDLNEDLSIYPHNEEEEPELADQSAEIPLLSFTAEDEVTSSVDLEDDGNYDVKSQNHEPDEDAKGATKLNNQRDNGEEHDSDALILKDAFSKSGKLGDSVSVDRSESKQTEEKQEEVVLISKREAPATTQPEDLSKEPLGKEPVGTDDLGSKEKANKTEQLEEQLTDGTESHSAALKGTAVPDPLALLSPGSALESKSFLKNKEDASEPSDDDINKNPERVPLAPIEKSEKQFEDDTLEESLESDFKHKRPWEKTMENREAESKPPADVPAKPVEKVKNASQGDLGDIDLLRQKVERGMPAVEKELLKHEEDLKQAGKNVHENKNPASSNKELEIKKRNLEDTPPGEGDPSYSGAVEQPRPWENETEYSEADVNEKLSRNPGNMPMFKESTEKSSPEEKSKSNMQNTNTDYLSRQGTAHPEDAGSDRNLGNNLAKETTQRAELQSEEPDAEDDPDLKQADDELLEDENAASAKLSQARAANAQGNTLGENTNLELEGLSEAVSGTPNPTYKTGEEINSFPKEDKTISMQNTNEIGNKEVDVSLRKDAKLDEMQHVTETDEESSEPEDPSAVEEHNFLPHTEDSNEFHQRKDHLPAGISQKDSKEVQNLEQTRNDHQQSAHVPSPADSSEATSDMVTDFSESVKRLSIMRKFLDEKRVMRLQKYLGLQHVVRVEAMFHDMKVEMELAWKASQNNEDMEKALDEILEFSESSIMDVVGKVLDSRVAENKEEVVKEMDLYDEESALMDDIQELIYSLRSKYLSAGESVPLASPPEQEDDQLHIQDGAKEAEYDIVTTRNPNTIDKGNQEFQQLIEDKRPEQPIEEERAANVAPEYEEANFSDNGEAEEGYDSERGSLLEDISFGSVHSGESASEHITEGAGAGAAWRGALGETRELLRRLVATLPEEMRPGPDFHGLPWEPVIITALVGFVTLAVFFWRTCLSVIFFFFLVTEKQLAEKIKNLLQEKTEILEKLSEYDQKIKEAKESVKVTQEQKDILSDETAGLKDTVKELEEANQQLDNKVKNLHTMLETERKKNEKKQKKLSETQKSLEKLQESITMHSAELSEVQIALNEAKLSEEKVKSELLHVQEENARLKKSKEQLLKEAEGWSERHSELREQIQLYQKSHKDIEETLAYKENEIEVLTNCIMQLKQLDIDSEAKKDDRGHEWSPEDDLANGELPDIESEKMRTQIKQMMDVSRVKTMLSIVEDDRNLLQSKLNDEVTARHELEEKIKMLEHDSSLLQSAKTQLKNECKTLQQKVEILGELYQQKEMALQKKLTQEEYERQEKEQKLCAADEKAVLAIEEVKVYKQRIQDMEEELQKTERSYKNQIAAHEKKAHDNWLIARSAERALAEEKREAANLRQKLIEVNQKIIMVQRPVIVKPTPGRPDRQIPPRRGPLSRDGSSGPSPVSGGNPSPTQMIDVPAQPLSAPRREGARGEFGTMVDGPPAPRRPPELPGRMSVPDIGPAVASLISSEPRTSSPSTAIDGVQPSPKESEAPSVTTDSPSSMEPAAGNTSAKGPSPFPGTPLMSSPVMGPPLLPPTCYGPPPPPLRGHFGPRPLPGPPGCGPPLPPPAGRDFLPSPRLPPGPLPPPPDPRGYTRGHPPFHPLGPPGPRDYPPGPRLPPKASRDYASPPNRDLPPPAPRD